The sequence below is a genomic window from Calderihabitans maritimus.
AGCCAAAACGGATTTTTCCCCGCTCGCTAAAGAAACGATTTCAAAGCCCCGGCGGCGGTTGTTGGCGCGAATTTCCGCGGTATAAAAACCAGCCGCTTTATCTCCCAAAAGGCGGGCAAGTTTAATTACAATCGTTGTTTTCCCCACCCCCGGTGCTCCAGTCAGCAAAAAATTTTTTGCTCCCAACAGCCATCCCTTCCATCAACAGGCCTGTACGCCTTACGGCGCGGGCGGCCACAAGGTTTTTTCTTAATATTCGATTTCTTCATTCCCTTATGGTATAATTTAGTCATAATTTTAGTAAAGACTTAAGGCCGTTGGAGAAAGGAGAGCGCAGGGATAATGAAAAGGATCAAAATTATCACCGCTAAGGTCCAAATGAAAGCTCAGTTGAATGACACGGAAACGGCCAAATTCATCTGGGAAAAACTTCCGATCAAGGGAAAAGTGAACACCTGAGGAGAAGAGATTTATTTTGAAATGTTGTGTTTCTCCTAATGTTTCTACAATCCGGCTCCACAGCTTTTAGAAGAAGATGTGAATTTGATTGCGCTTCCCTGCGATATTCAAGAATTCACTTCTCCTTTATAGGCAGATGTATAGTTCTGTAGATAACTTAATTTTGGGCGAGCTTGGTGCAAGTGAAGCATATTCTAGAATTTGCAATATTATGTTCTGGTATGTTCATCATTTTAACACCCTCTATCAGTGTCACATTTCTTCTTAAAATATTCTTCAAATACTTTTAATTTCTTAGAATAGAATAAAACAGCAACCACAATTAACATTGTAATTGTTAATCCGATATTGGCAAGGAGTTGGTTTTGCACAATTGCAAAATAAGCGAAAGACCTTGCAGAATTGTTAAGCGTTATATGTGCAACAGATGTTACAAAAATATTTTCAGTTTTAATGTAAACATAAGCTAAAAAAGTAAATGTGCAAATTGAACCAATTGCTAAGGTAACAACATTGAGCATCGTCTGCCAAAGAGTATAGCCGTAGGTTTGTGGGAAGAGTAACACGAGAGGAATATGCCACGCATACCAGATCAATCCTCCAATAATAAATGCAACCCATGGCTTGATTTTGTACAATTGAGGAAACATAAATCCTCTCCAGCCGAATTCTTCTCCAAAACCTGTTATTATTCCCGGAAAAAGGTTAAAAATCGTTAATCCACCAATAAAGAATAACCACAACATCATTTGGGGAGTAAAACCGGGTGGTAGATTCTTATTTATATCCTGCCCTGTTGATGCGAGTTGTTTCGCTAAATTATCTAAGAAAGATTGCCCGGTAAAATCCCAACTTATTGCTCCAAGCAATGTAAAGATAACATAAGATAGTACTGTTATGCCTGAAGCAATGGCCCAGAATTGGAGATAATATTTAGGTTTCCCAATTTTTAAGTTTGCATCTTTGAACTTATTTTCGTAAAAGAAGGCTCTTGTGATAATAGCAGCTATTGCTGGTCCTAACATATAAAATTGGGCAAGAAAGAATCCCTTTTGCCCAACAAATTTCATCAATACAATGAATCCTGCACTTAGGACAGTTGTGATTACTAAATAAATAATAAGAGATTTATGCTTCATAATTACCCCTCCAAGATTTTAGAATTTATAAATTTTTTTGAAGTAGGGGGTTTTCCATACTCGGTACCAATAATCCAGGCCGGGCCTTCCTGGTGTGTAATGGCCCCATAAACAGCAGGACTGCCAGTAGAAGCACCGACTGGTACAGCTGACGAAAAGCTAACAAATTGGGCCGGAATCCCATTCATAATGTAGACTAGAAGGTGAGCTAACTCATGTAGCACTACAGCTATTGGTGCTGCTAAAAATGTCATTGCTGCATAAGGAAAAATTTTTCGGTCGTATTCCATCATAGGTGTAAATTCCCTTCCTAATTACTGTGTACAGTGCCGCTGTAAGCCTTCAGATCAAGAAGTTCCATAGTTTCATCCACAAAGGCAACTTTTTCCCTCTTTAATCACTTAGTAAAGAAAAACCCCATTGTGCTGAATTCATCTGAGGGAAGGTCGTATTATCTGAAGACCCAAACGAGCCCTTATCACCAACTTGTCTCAACTGCCTTCTCTTTCCCAAAAGCGGTCAGCAGGTCCACATAAAAGAGGGTTTTTATAGGAAAATCATCATTAAATTTTGACAAATTTGGCAACTTGAGGTGCACTAAGTCTTTAAACACAATACAAGCACGTACTTCTGAAAAAGGGTTAAACTCTTTGCAAAACTTTTTTAGTTTTGTTTTGACCTTTTCCCCTAGCGGTTTACCGTTAAATTTTCTCCTCGATTTTCGTATTTTGATAGCAGAATACCATTTTTTCTGTAACATACAAAAAATCTCTCCTTCGATTTTTTTAAAATAACCCGCATTGTTTTGATGGTTCGTGTTTTAGCATTTTTGCAATCAATCAGATTTCATTTCTCAACCCGTCTCCATCTACCAATCTCCTACCCTGCTCACCCGTCATTCACTGATAGAATCGGGTATAGGACTCTTTTTCTAGCCTATACTGTTTACCTAAAACAAACTTTTCTGTAATTTTCTGATTATAATTTTTTTATTTACTTATATGATACCATATTTTTCTATTATTGTATTTTCTAATGCTTTAAAGCAGTATAATAAAACACATTAAAAAATACCTGCTGTTAAAACAGCAGTGTTTAGCTAATTAATTAGTTCCCCCCTGAAAATTTTAAAAAATTAAAAGCCGTTGGAGAAAGGAGAGCGCAGGGATAATAAAAAGGATCAAAATTATCACCGCTAAGGTCCAAATGGAAGCTCAGCTAAATGACACGGAAACGGCCAAATCCATCTGGGAAAAGCTGCCGATCAAGGGAAAAGTAAACACCTGGGGAGAAGAGATTTATTTTGAAATTCCCGTCTACAAAGGGCCTGAAAACCCTGTCGAAACCGTCGAGGAAGGCGACCTGGCCTACTGGCCGAGCGGCCGTTGCTTTTGTATCTTTTTTGGGAAAACCCCCGTCTCTACAGAAACAGAAATAAAGCCGGCCAGCCCCGTTACCCTTATCGGCAGGCTTTCCGGTAACCCCAAAGAGTGGGCAAAAGTCTCAGAGGGCGAAACCATAACGCTGGAAAAAATACCCGAGTGAATATATTTTCCATTACACCGGAACTTGAACCAGCTGCGCCACCCCGTTGACACTTCATTATCAG
It includes:
- a CDS encoding cyclophilin-like family protein, yielding MKRIKIITAKVQMKAQLNDTETAKFIWEKLPIKGKVNT
- a CDS encoding CPBP family intramembrane glutamic endopeptidase — its product is MKHKSLIIYLVITTVLSAGFIVLMKFVGQKGFFLAQFYMLGPAIAAIITRAFFYENKFKDANLKIGKPKYYLQFWAIASGITVLSYVIFTLLGAISWDFTGQSFLDNLAKQLASTGQDINKNLPPGFTPQMMLWLFFIGGLTIFNLFPGIITGFGEEFGWRGFMFPQLYKIKPWVAFIIGGLIWYAWHIPLVLLFPQTYGYTLWQTMLNVVTLAIGSICTFTFLAYVYIKTENIFVTSVAHITLNNSARSFAYFAIVQNQLLANIGLTITMLIVVAVLFYSKKLKVFEEYFKKKCDTDRGC
- a CDS encoding nitroreductase family protein gives rise to the protein MLQKKWYSAIKIRKSRRKFNGKPLGEKVKTKLKKFCKEFNPFSEVRACIVFKDLVHLKLPNLSKFNDDFPIKTLFYVDLLTAFGKEKAVETSW
- a CDS encoding cyclophilin-like fold protein: MITAKVQMEAQLNDTETAKSIWEKLPIKGKVNTWGEEIYFEIPVYKGPENPVETVEEGDLAYWPSGRCFCIFFGKTPVSTETEIKPASPVTLIGRLSGNPKEWAKVSEGETITLEKIPE